In Curtobacterium sp. L6-1, a genomic segment contains:
- a CDS encoding COX15/CtaA family protein: MTRVAPSVEQDTPTSASWWSLPRTVDRRVVVLAWASFVVEVVLIGTGGLVRLTASGLGCPTWPKCTSDSLVSTPEMGIHGVIEFGNRLLTFVLVVVAIAMFLAVVRMRKNRPELFWLAFAQGAAIPVQAVIGGVSVITNLNPYVVGLHFVVSAVLTSVTAALVYRSVNGPRLRDRIVPPWYLGVVRLTVVTVALTVLVGILTTGSGPHAGASERVDGGALHRTGFDTALMEHLHAVPAYATFALTLVLVIGAVRLRMASRAVLLLLVVEFVQIAVGLTQARTGLPVGLVGAHMVLAGLLVAAMTAVVLSTRSSAGPAAVRGA, from the coding sequence GTGACTCGCGTCGCACCATCCGTCGAGCAGGACACCCCGACCTCGGCCTCCTGGTGGTCGCTCCCCCGGACCGTCGACCGTCGTGTCGTCGTCCTCGCGTGGGCGTCGTTCGTGGTCGAGGTGGTCCTCATCGGCACCGGCGGCCTCGTCCGGCTCACGGCCTCGGGCCTGGGCTGCCCGACCTGGCCGAAGTGCACGTCGGACTCCCTCGTGTCGACGCCCGAGATGGGCATCCACGGCGTCATCGAGTTCGGCAACCGGCTCCTCACCTTCGTGCTCGTGGTCGTCGCGATCGCGATGTTCCTGGCCGTGGTGCGGATGCGGAAGAACCGTCCGGAGCTGTTCTGGCTCGCGTTCGCCCAGGGCGCTGCGATCCCGGTGCAGGCCGTCATCGGCGGCGTGTCGGTCATCACGAACCTCAACCCGTACGTCGTGGGCCTGCACTTCGTCGTCTCCGCCGTGCTCACCAGCGTCACGGCGGCCCTGGTCTACCGGTCGGTGAACGGTCCCCGCCTCCGGGACCGCATCGTCCCGCCGTGGTACCTCGGCGTCGTCCGCCTCACGGTCGTCACCGTCGCCCTGACCGTCCTCGTCGGCATCCTCACCACCGGCAGCGGTCCGCACGCCGGCGCGAGCGAGCGCGTGGACGGCGGCGCACTGCACCGCACCGGTTTCGACACGGCGCTCATGGAGCACCTCCACGCCGTCCCCGCCTACGCGACGTTCGCCCTCACCCTCGTCCTGGTGATCGGTGCCGTCCGCCTCCGCATGGCGAGCCGTGCCGTGCTGCTGCTCTTGGTGGTCGAGTTCGTGCAGATCGCGGTCGGCCTCACGCAGGCGCGCACCGGCCTCCCGGTCGGGCTCGTCGGCGCGCACATGGTCCTCGCCGGCCTGCTCGTCGCGGCGATGACGGCCGTCGTGCTCTCGACGCGCTCCAGCGCCGGTCCGGCGGCCGTCCGCGGCGCCTGA
- the sufB gene encoding Fe-S cluster assembly protein SufB, translating to MSDVLIDRPELEGLGQYEFGWADSDAAGASARRGLSEEVVTDISERKNEPEWMRSTRLKALKTFDRKPMPSWGADLSDIDFDNIKYFVKSTENQAESWEDLPEDIRKTYERLGIPEAERQRLVAGVAAQYESEVVYHQIREDLEQQGVIFMDTDTALREHPELFQEYFGTVIPAGDNKFAALNTAVWSGGSFVYVPKGVHVEIPLQAYFRINTENMGQFERTLIIADEDSYIHYIEGCTAPIYKSDSLHSAVVEIIVKKNARVRYTTIQNWSNNVYNLVTKRAIAHEGATMEWIDGNIGSKVTMKYPSIYLAGEHAKGETLSVAFAGPGQHQDAGAKMIHMAPYTTSSIVSKSIARGGGRAGYRGEVRVDPAAHHSANTVRCDALLVDTMSRSDTYPAIDIRIDDVQLGHEATVSRVSEEQLFYLMSRGMPEDEAMAMIVRGFIEPIARELPMEYALELNKLIEMSMEGSVG from the coding sequence ATGTCCGACGTGCTCATCGACCGTCCAGAACTCGAAGGGCTCGGCCAGTACGAATTCGGCTGGGCCGACTCCGACGCTGCGGGTGCCTCTGCGCGCCGTGGTCTCTCGGAGGAGGTCGTCACCGACATCTCCGAGCGGAAGAACGAACCGGAGTGGATGCGCTCGACCCGGCTGAAGGCGCTCAAGACCTTCGACCGCAAGCCGATGCCGTCCTGGGGTGCCGACCTGTCGGACATCGACTTCGACAACATCAAGTACTTCGTGAAGTCGACGGAGAACCAGGCCGAGTCGTGGGAGGACCTCCCCGAGGACATCCGCAAGACGTACGAGCGCCTGGGCATCCCCGAGGCCGAGCGTCAGCGTCTCGTCGCCGGCGTCGCCGCGCAGTACGAGTCCGAGGTCGTCTACCACCAGATCCGCGAGGACCTGGAGCAGCAGGGCGTCATCTTCATGGACACGGACACGGCGCTGCGCGAGCACCCCGAGCTGTTCCAGGAGTACTTCGGCACCGTGATCCCCGCCGGCGACAACAAGTTCGCCGCGCTGAACACGGCGGTCTGGTCGGGCGGCTCGTTCGTCTACGTCCCGAAGGGCGTCCACGTCGAGATCCCGCTGCAGGCCTACTTCCGCATCAACACCGAGAACATGGGCCAGTTCGAGCGGACGCTGATCATCGCGGACGAGGACTCCTACATCCACTACATCGAGGGCTGCACGGCCCCGATCTACAAGTCGGACTCCCTGCACTCGGCCGTCGTCGAGATCATCGTGAAGAAGAACGCCCGCGTGCGCTACACGACGATCCAGAACTGGTCGAACAACGTCTACAACCTCGTGACCAAGCGTGCGATCGCACACGAGGGCGCGACGATGGAGTGGATCGACGGCAACATCGGCTCGAAGGTGACGATGAAGTACCCGTCGATCTACCTCGCCGGTGAGCACGCGAAGGGCGAGACCCTCTCGGTCGCCTTCGCCGGTCCGGGTCAGCACCAGGACGCCGGCGCGAAGATGATCCACATGGCGCCGTACACGACGTCCTCGATCGTCTCGAAGTCCATCGCCCGCGGCGGCGGTCGCGCCGGGTACCGCGGCGAGGTCCGCGTCGACCCGGCCGCGCACCACTCGGCCAACACGGTCCGCTGTGACGCCCTGCTCGTCGACACGATGTCGCGCAGCGACACCTACCCGGCGATCGACATCCGCATCGACGACGTCCAGCTCGGCCACGAGGCCACCGTCTCCCGCGTGAGCGAGGAGCAGCTGTTCTACCTCATGTCCCGCGGCATGCCGGAGGACGAGGCCATGGCGATGATCGTGCGCGGGTTCATCGAGCCGATCGCCCGCGAGCTCCCGATGGAGTACGCACTCGAACTCAACAAGCTCATCGAGATGAGCATGGAAGGATCCGTCGGCTAG
- the sufD gene encoding Fe-S cluster assembly protein SufD, whose protein sequence is MSSTTPPPHIDQPTEPASTLAAGGTDQHGARAHSDGGWDSKVPVQTRSERFRSGDLEAFPAVTGREVNWKFAPLEKIKPLLDGALDGSAYPFLATQSSGADVEWGRSDDPRVGGAGLPEDRAAAAAWSARDAVLAITLKGTDEHEFITVTRSDFGRQPRAAHTVITAEPHAQGIVVIDNRGSALLSENVEVVVRDGARLTVVTVQDWDDDAVHVSTHFAEVGRDAFLKHVVVSLGGDVIRVNPSTHLGAQGGDVEMYGVYFADAGQYIEQQVYVDHDAPNTRSRVNYKGALQGDGAHTVWIGDVLIGRSAPGTDSYEQNRNLVLTDGTRADSIPNLEIETGDIEGAGHASATGRFDDEQLFYLQARGIPEEEARRLVVLGFLVEVIQKIGAPELEERLIAAVEQELLEGRTVLAAPAEGTTEVHA, encoded by the coding sequence ATGTCCAGCACCACCCCTCCTCCCCACATCGACCAGCCGACGGAGCCCGCGAGCACGCTCGCCGCGGGCGGCACGGACCAGCACGGCGCGCGCGCGCACTCCGACGGCGGTTGGGACTCCAAGGTCCCGGTTCAGACCCGCTCCGAGCGGTTCCGGTCCGGCGACCTCGAGGCGTTCCCCGCGGTCACCGGCCGAGAGGTCAACTGGAAGTTCGCGCCCCTCGAGAAGATCAAGCCGCTGCTCGACGGCGCCCTCGACGGCTCGGCGTACCCGTTCCTGGCGACGCAGTCCTCGGGCGCGGACGTCGAGTGGGGTCGCAGTGACGACCCTCGCGTCGGCGGGGCCGGTCTGCCGGAGGACCGCGCGGCCGCGGCTGCCTGGAGTGCGCGTGACGCCGTCCTGGCGATCACCCTGAAGGGCACCGACGAGCACGAGTTCATCACGGTGACGCGCTCCGACTTCGGTCGGCAGCCCCGAGCGGCGCACACGGTCATCACCGCCGAGCCGCACGCGCAGGGCATCGTCGTGATCGACAACCGCGGGTCCGCGCTCCTCAGCGAGAACGTCGAGGTCGTCGTCCGCGACGGCGCCCGCCTCACCGTCGTGACGGTGCAGGACTGGGACGACGACGCGGTCCACGTGTCCACGCACTTCGCCGAGGTGGGCCGCGACGCCTTCCTCAAGCACGTGGTCGTCTCGCTCGGCGGCGACGTCATCCGGGTCAACCCGTCCACGCACCTCGGTGCCCAGGGCGGCGACGTCGAGATGTACGGCGTGTACTTCGCCGACGCCGGTCAGTACATCGAGCAGCAGGTGTACGTCGACCACGACGCCCCGAACACCCGCAGCCGCGTCAACTACAAGGGCGCACTGCAGGGCGACGGCGCACACACCGTGTGGATCGGCGACGTCCTCATCGGCCGCTCGGCGCCCGGTACGGACTCCTACGAGCAGAACCGCAACCTGGTGCTGACCGACGGCACCCGTGCGGACAGCATCCCGAACCTCGAGATCGAGACGGGCGACATCGAGGGTGCCGGCCACGCCAGCGCCACCGGTCGCTTCGACGACGAGCAGCTGTTCTACCTGCAGGCCCGCGGCATCCCCGAGGAGGAGGCCCGTCGCCTCGTCGTCCTCGGGTTCCTGGTCGAGGTGATCCAGAAGATCGGGGCGCCCGAGCTCGAGGAGCGGCTCATCGCCGCGGTCGAGCAGGAACTGCTCGAGGGGCGGACCGTCCTCGCTGCACCGGCCGAGGGCACCACCGAGGTGCACGCCTGA
- a CDS encoding non-heme iron oxygenase ferredoxin subunit, translating into MAEKVCAEGDIAVDSPMRVVVDGTAVAIVKDSAGTVHAIGDTCTHGEISLSEGFVEGDSLECWAHGSQFSLITGKPANFPAYEPVPVFRVEVRDGDVYVDVHDPVPVD; encoded by the coding sequence ATGGCCGAGAAGGTCTGCGCCGAGGGCGACATCGCGGTCGACAGCCCGATGCGCGTGGTCGTCGACGGCACCGCGGTCGCGATCGTGAAGGACTCGGCGGGGACGGTGCACGCCATCGGCGACACCTGCACCCACGGCGAGATCTCGCTGTCCGAGGGCTTCGTCGAGGGCGACTCCCTCGAGTGCTGGGCCCACGGCTCGCAGTTCTCGCTCATCACCGGGAAGCCGGCGAACTTCCCGGCCTACGAACCTGTGCCGGTCTTCCGGGTCGAGGTCCGTGACGGCGACGTCTACGTCGACGTGCACGACCCGGTCCCCGTCGACTGA
- the sufC gene encoding Fe-S cluster assembly ATPase SufC has translation MSTLEIRDLQVSIDTDQGVKEILKGVDLTINEGEIHAIMGPNGSGKSTLAYTIAGHPRYHVTGGSITLDGVDVLSMSVDERARAGMFLAMQYPVEIPGVTVSNFLRTAKTAIDGEAPALRGWVKDLRTSMADLKMDPSFAERNVNEGFSGGEKKRHEIMQLELLKPKFAVLDETDSGLDVDALKIVSEGVNRAKASTGLGVLLITHYTRILRYITPDFVHVFVAGKVAEQGGPELAERLENEGYDRYVQAAAASAE, from the coding sequence ATGTCCACTCTCGAAATCCGCGACCTGCAGGTCTCGATCGACACCGACCAGGGTGTCAAGGAGATCCTCAAGGGCGTCGACCTAACGATCAACGAGGGCGAGATCCACGCGATCATGGGCCCGAACGGGTCGGGCAAGTCCACCCTCGCGTACACGATCGCCGGGCATCCGCGCTACCACGTGACCGGTGGCTCGATCACCCTCGACGGCGTCGACGTCCTCTCGATGAGCGTCGACGAGCGTGCCCGCGCCGGCATGTTCCTCGCGATGCAGTACCCGGTCGAGATCCCGGGCGTCACGGTGTCGAACTTCCTACGCACCGCCAAGACCGCGATCGACGGCGAGGCGCCGGCGCTCCGCGGCTGGGTCAAGGACCTCCGCACCTCGATGGCCGACCTCAAGATGGACCCGTCTTTCGCCGAGCGCAACGTGAACGAGGGCTTCTCGGGTGGCGAGAAGAAGCGCCACGAGATCATGCAGCTCGAGCTCCTCAAGCCGAAGTTCGCGGTCCTCGACGAGACCGACTCCGGCCTCGACGTCGACGCGCTGAAGATCGTGTCCGAGGGCGTCAACCGTGCCAAGGCATCGACCGGCCTCGGTGTGCTGCTCATCACGCACTACACGCGCATCCTCCGCTACATCACGCCGGACTTCGTGCACGTGTTCGTCGCGGGCAAGGTCGCCGAGCAGGGTGGGCCCGAGCTGGCCGAGCGCCTCGAGAACGAGGGCTACGACCGCTACGTGCAGGCCGCTGCCGCCTCGGCGGAGTGA
- a CDS encoding metal-sulfur cluster assembly factor has translation MITTLAPEKFDEVVEGLKEVQDPELGVNIVDLGLIYDLAWDDEASALIISMTLTSAGCPLTDVIENDTANALDGIVDAFRINWVWMPPWGPDRITDDGREMMRALGFSI, from the coding sequence ATGATCACCACACTCGCCCCCGAGAAGTTCGACGAGGTCGTCGAGGGCCTGAAGGAGGTCCAGGACCCGGAACTCGGCGTGAACATCGTCGACCTCGGGCTCATCTACGACCTGGCCTGGGACGACGAAGCGAGCGCGCTCATCATCAGCATGACGCTGACGAGTGCCGGTTGCCCCCTCACCGACGTCATCGAGAACGACACCGCGAACGCCCTCGACGGCATCGTCGACGCGTTCCGGATCAACTGGGTCTGGATGCCGCCGTGGGGTCCGGACCGGATCACCGACGACGGCCGCGAGATGATGCGGGCGCTCGGCTTCTCGATCTAG
- a CDS encoding biotin transporter BioY, with translation MTNATGFAPRAVLADRLRTHGIATDAALVAGGALFTAVLAQVEVPMWPVPVTGQTLAVVLVGATLGARRGVLSMLVYAIAGLAGAPFFADMNGGLQALALPSFGYVIGFIPAAGVVGWLARRNWDRHVGRATAAFLLASAIPFVTGLPYLAVALGQLGAPNDLQSVLAAGLYPFIVGGIAKALIAAGVLPLVWKAVGRR, from the coding sequence ATGACGAACGCCACCGGGTTCGCTCCCCGCGCAGTCCTCGCCGACCGTCTGCGGACGCACGGCATCGCCACCGACGCGGCCCTCGTCGCCGGCGGCGCGCTGTTCACGGCAGTGCTCGCGCAGGTCGAGGTCCCGATGTGGCCGGTCCCGGTCACCGGTCAGACCCTCGCCGTCGTCCTCGTCGGCGCGACGCTCGGTGCGCGCCGCGGCGTCCTCTCGATGCTCGTCTACGCGATCGCCGGCCTCGCCGGAGCGCCGTTCTTCGCCGACATGAACGGTGGCCTGCAGGCCCTGGCGCTGCCGAGCTTCGGCTACGTGATCGGCTTCATTCCCGCGGCCGGCGTGGTCGGCTGGCTGGCCCGACGCAACTGGGACCGCCACGTGGGCCGCGCCACCGCGGCGTTCCTGCTCGCCAGCGCGATCCCCTTCGTGACCGGCCTGCCGTACCTGGCCGTCGCGCTCGGGCAGCTCGGCGCCCCGAACGACCTGCAGTCGGTGCTCGCCGCCGGGCTGTACCCGTTCATCGTCGGCGGGATCGCCAAGGCACTCATCGCCGCGGGCGTCCTGCCGCTCGTGTGGAAGGCCGTCGGACGCCGCTGA
- a CDS encoding ABC-F family ATP-binding cassette domain-containing protein → MLAVHDLEIRVGARLLMENVSFRVERGDKIGLVGRNGAGKTTMTKALAGEAAPTDGKIDRSGEIGYLPQDPRSGNPEDTARKRILDARGLGELVDGIRRATLDMASDDPAVAEKAMKRYSRLDDEFNALGGYAAEAEAASIASNLKLPDRILDQQLKTLSGGQRRRIELARILFSDADTMILDEPTNHLDADSVVWLREHLKTYAGGVIVISHDVELVDEVVNRVFYLDANRQTIDIYNMGWKLYQRQRVADEERRRKERAGAEKKAATLKDQAARFGAKASKAAAAHQMVARADKLLAGLEDERVADRVAKIRFPTPAPCGRTPLMAEGLSKSYGSLEIFAGVDLAIDRGSRVVILGFNGAGKTTLLRILAGADEPDTGAIQPGHGLRIGYYAQEHENIDVNRTVIENMVSASTDLNETEARRVLGSFLFTGDDGYKKAGVLSGGEKTRLSLAMIVVSGANVLLLDEPTNNLDPASREEILNALAGFEGAVVLVSHDAGAVEALNPERVLLLPDGTEDHWNKEYAELIELA, encoded by the coding sequence GTGCTTGCCGTGCACGACCTCGAGATCCGCGTCGGGGCTCGCCTCCTGATGGAGAACGTGTCCTTCCGCGTCGAGCGGGGTGACAAGATCGGCCTCGTCGGCCGCAACGGCGCCGGGAAGACCACGATGACCAAGGCGCTGGCGGGGGAGGCCGCCCCGACCGACGGCAAGATCGACCGCTCCGGCGAGATCGGCTACCTGCCGCAGGACCCGCGGTCGGGCAACCCCGAGGACACCGCCCGGAAGCGCATCCTCGATGCGCGCGGCCTCGGCGAGCTCGTGGACGGCATCCGCCGCGCGACGCTCGACATGGCGAGCGATGACCCGGCCGTCGCCGAGAAGGCGATGAAGCGCTACTCCCGCCTGGACGACGAGTTCAACGCGCTCGGCGGCTACGCGGCCGAGGCCGAGGCCGCGTCGATCGCGTCGAACCTCAAGCTGCCGGACCGCATCCTCGACCAGCAGCTCAAGACCCTGTCGGGTGGGCAGCGTCGCCGCATCGAGCTGGCGCGCATCCTGTTCTCCGACGCGGACACGATGATCCTCGACGAGCCCACGAACCACCTCGACGCGGACTCGGTCGTGTGGCTGCGCGAGCACCTCAAGACCTACGCGGGCGGGGTCATCGTGATCTCCCACGACGTGGAGCTCGTCGACGAGGTCGTCAACCGCGTCTTCTACCTCGACGCGAACCGTCAGACCATCGACATCTACAACATGGGCTGGAAGCTGTACCAGCGGCAGCGCGTCGCCGACGAGGAGCGTCGCCGCAAGGAGCGGGCCGGCGCCGAGAAGAAGGCGGCGACCCTCAAGGACCAGGCCGCTCGGTTCGGCGCGAAGGCGTCGAAGGCCGCGGCGGCGCACCAGATGGTCGCTCGCGCCGACAAGCTGCTCGCCGGACTCGAGGACGAGCGCGTCGCCGACCGGGTCGCGAAGATCCGCTTCCCCACGCCGGCTCCCTGCGGGCGTACGCCGCTCATGGCCGAGGGGCTGTCGAAGTCCTACGGGTCCCTCGAGATCTTCGCCGGGGTCGACCTGGCGATCGACCGTGGTTCGCGCGTGGTCATCCTCGGTTTCAACGGTGCCGGCAAGACGACGCTGCTCCGCATCCTTGCGGGGGCCGACGAGCCCGACACCGGCGCGATCCAGCCGGGCCACGGCCTGCGCATCGGGTACTACGCGCAGGAGCACGAGAACATCGACGTCAACCGCACGGTGATCGAGAACATGGTCTCCGCCTCGACGGACCTCAACGAGACCGAGGCGCGCCGCGTGCTCGGCTCGTTCCTGTTTACCGGGGACGACGGCTACAAGAAGGCCGGGGTCCTGTCGGGTGGCGAGAAGACGCGGCTGTCGCTCGCGATGATCGTGGTCTCGGGCGCGAACGTGCTGCTGCTCGACGAGCCGACGAACAACCTCGACCCCGCCTCGCGCGAGGAGATCCTCAACGCGCTGGCCGGCTTCGAGGGCGCCGTCGTCCTCGTCTCGCACGACGCCGGCGCGGTCGAGGCGCTCAACCCGGAGCGCGTGCTGCTGCTCCCGGACGGCACCGAGGACCACTGGAACAAGGAGTACGCGGAGCTCATCGAGCTCGCGTAG
- a CDS encoding SURF1 family cytochrome oxidase biogenesis protein has protein sequence MTDGFDPGSRYGRRHAARIRHASTSTSTADGPSTDPDDPSVGWRFVRSRRWLGYFAIAVAFAIVCALFGMWQWDRRNEAVRQNEQIAANYDHAPFPVDGVLPRAGTWHDDLTWLRVEVTGQYDTDHQLLVRNRVHNGQPGFEVLTPLVTAEGRAFIVDRGWVPTGNRQDRPDSIPEPPSGSVTAVVRLQESEPRIPGRTDPADSDQVQSVTLDDVAAKAGHPIWTGAYGQLDSETPAPPDARPLGWDRPSADTGLHLSYFIQWFLFAVGGFGFLAYVMVQEYRNLNQDDPEERVRALDRQRRREAKPKSDDEVEDELLESRR, from the coding sequence ATGACGGACGGGTTCGATCCCGGATCACGGTACGGGCGGCGACACGCTGCCCGGATCCGTCACGCCAGCACCAGCACCTCCACCGCGGACGGTCCGTCCACCGACCCGGACGACCCGTCCGTCGGGTGGCGCTTCGTCCGCAGCCGCCGGTGGCTCGGGTACTTCGCCATCGCCGTGGCGTTCGCGATCGTCTGCGCCCTGTTCGGCATGTGGCAGTGGGACCGCCGCAACGAGGCCGTCCGCCAGAACGAGCAGATCGCGGCGAACTACGACCACGCACCGTTCCCGGTCGACGGCGTGCTCCCCCGTGCCGGCACGTGGCACGACGACCTCACCTGGCTCCGTGTCGAGGTCACCGGGCAGTACGACACCGACCACCAGCTCCTCGTCCGCAACCGCGTGCACAACGGCCAGCCGGGCTTCGAGGTGCTCACCCCCCTCGTGACCGCCGAGGGCCGCGCGTTCATCGTCGACCGCGGCTGGGTGCCCACGGGCAACCGGCAGGACCGACCGGACAGCATCCCGGAACCGCCGAGCGGCTCGGTCACCGCCGTCGTCCGTCTGCAGGAGTCCGAACCGCGGATCCCCGGCCGCACCGACCCGGCCGACTCCGACCAGGTGCAGTCGGTGACCCTCGACGACGTCGCCGCGAAGGCCGGGCACCCGATCTGGACCGGCGCCTACGGACAGCTCGACAGCGAGACCCCGGCGCCTCCGGACGCGCGCCCGCTCGGATGGGACCGACCGAGCGCGGACACGGGCCTGCACCTCAGCTACTTCATCCAGTGGTTCCTCTTCGCCGTCGGCGGGTTCGGCTTCCTCGCCTACGTCATGGTGCAGGAGTACCGGAACCTCAACCAGGACGACCCCGAGGAGCGCGTGCGCGCCCTCGACCGGCAGCGCCGCCGCGAGGCGAAGCCCAAGTCCGACGACGAGGTCGAGGACGAGCTGCTCGAGTCGAGGCGCTGA